Genomic window (Fimbriimonadaceae bacterium):
TTCGATAACACAGCATATGATGAACCGGGTGTGATAGGACGCTGGGGCGTGATCCAAACCGAGCGGGGGCCGCCAAGGGTGTTACCCCTCTCCCCGTATCGAGCCCGAACCAATTGTAGTGCGCCGAGGAGCGGATGTCGTGCCGTCGCCGGATCTTGTTGACCGGGCAACTCGCACCGGCCTCTTGCAGGATGTTGACGATCTGCGTCTCGGTGGTCTTCGACTGGCGCATGGAAACCTCTGGGCTAGGCGGTCTATTCTGCCAGAAGATTATCCTTTTGCGTGTCTCAAATTAGGGGAAGCTTACCATTCATGCGCAAGCAGCACCTCTATAAAGCACGTTTCTTGAACCGTCGTATGGATCGAGCGGTGGCCGAGTCGGATACCCAAGACCTGCGCCCACGAGGCGCGATGGGAGAAGGCTGCGGGAGAATCGCCCTAGCGTCGCGTGATTCCCAATGCCTTGATGCGCGACGCGAGTGTGGTCGGCTTCATGCCCAGCAATGCCGCCGCGCCATCCGCGCCGAAGAGTTTTCCCTTGGTCAAGCCGAGCGCATGGACGATGTTCTCCCGTTCCTGGCGTCTCAGGTCGTCCCTGGTCGCCGGCCGTGGCGATTCCGGCGTCGAGTGAGAGGCGGTGATCGACATCGATCGCTGAGATGGTTGGAGTTGGATGTGCAAGGGCCCGCCTTGGGCGAGAATCACCGCGCGTTCCACGACGTTCTGAAGTTCTCGGACATTGCCCGGCCAATCGTGACCGACCAGAAGGTTGGAGACGGCCGGCGTCAAACGCGGGGTGCGGCGATTCAGCCGTTGGGCGCTCCTGGCGATGAAATGCCGCGCCAGCGCAGGAATGTCCTCGCGACGCTCCCTGAGCGGGGGAATATGGATCGGGAACACGCTGAGGCGGTAGAACAGATCTTCCCGGAAGCGGCCGGCCTCCACCTCTCGCTTCAAGTCCCGGTTTGTCGCGGCCACGATTCGCACGTCCACCTTGCGCGTCTTGGTTTCTCCGACGCGCTCGAATTCGCCTTCTTGCAGCACGCGCAATAATTTGGCTTGCATGGGCAGGGGCACTTCCCCGATTTCGTCGAGGAACAGCGTGCCGCGGTCCGCCAGCTCGAAACGGCCGGGACGATCCGACAGGGCGCCGGTGAAGGCGCCTTTTGCGTGACCGAAGAACTCGCTTTCGAACAGCGCATCCGGGACGGCGCTGCAATTCACTTTGATCATGGCCCGGCTCTTTCGCGGACTCCGGTCATGGATGGCCCGGGCCACCAACTCCTTGCCCGTGCCGCTCTCTCCGGTGATCAGGGCCGCCGCGTCGGTCGGGGCCACGAGGTGCACCTGCCGCAGCACGTGCTGGAGCGCCTGACTCTCTCCGACAAACTCTCCCATGCCGAGCGCCGCCGTGACTTCTTCGCGGAGGTAGAGATTTTCTTCTTCGAGGCGCGCGCGCAGCAGGTCGATCTCCTCGCGCGCGCGGGCGTTCGCAATGCTCACCGCCGCGTAGTCGGCGAACATACGTAGCCATTCGAACGCTTCCGCATCCAGCCGGCCGCGGTCGAACAGCGCCAGCACGCCAAGCGTCTCTCCTCGAAAGATCAGCGGCTGGGCCGCGAACGTCTGAATGCCCTCGCGTGCAACCCAGCCCGAGTCGGCGATCCATTCTTCATCGCCACGGACGCCGGCGATCCAGAGGGCTTCTCCGTTTAAGGCGACACGACCGATCTTGCGCTCACCGATCAGACAGCGGTGAAAGGCGCCGTCGATGCGGCTGTAATCGACGTGCGAGTCTTGCGGCACGCCGGCGCTGGCGACGAGGTGCAGAGCCTTCGCGCTGTC
Coding sequences:
- a CDS encoding sigma 54-interacting transcriptional regulator → MNPHQLPQVMVVTARQATLQEVLRTITEGIAQCPNTVLTRIWLAIPNQSCPVCRGEEDPADSAKALHLVASAGVPQDSHVDYSRIDGAFHRCLIGERKIGRVALNGEALWIAGVRGDEEWIADSGWVAREGIQTFAAQPLIFRGETLGVLALFDRGRLDAEAFEWLRMFADYAAVSIANARAREEIDLLRARLEEENLYLREEVTAALGMGEFVGESQALQHVLRQVHLVAPTDAAALITGESGTGKELVARAIHDRSPRKSRAMIKVNCSAVPDALFESEFFGHAKGAFTGALSDRPGRFELADRGTLFLDEIGEVPLPMQAKLLRVLQEGEFERVGETKTRKVDVRIVAATNRDLKREVEAGRFREDLFYRLSVFPIHIPPLRERREDIPALARHFIARSAQRLNRRTPRLTPAVSNLLVGHDWPGNVRELQNVVERAVILAQGGPLHIQLQPSQRSMSITASHSTPESPRPATRDDLRRQERENIVHALGLTKGKLFGADGAAALLGMKPTTLASRIKALGITRR